In Planctomicrobium piriforme, a genomic segment contains:
- a CDS encoding class I SAM-dependent methyltransferase, whose protein sequence is MSDDETPSDVPELALPSAFPVLSSNPDELPAVPGGWQHVEIPIGQRSLKLHRPLDPDLFLDDAKVQSENSRHDYMPYWAFLWPSSVPMANLVLNAPWPVGTNVLELGAGIGLVGLAAALRGDRVTFSDYDHTALHMCRLNARLNGLPDPELWFLDWRDVPARQFPVIVGCEVTYDAGLHEPLLDAISALLAPDGVCWLGDPGRYQAKFFYDKAAARGFHLQLFNAAGERQTALSSGEFQLLAITRTSGSATPTAERSLTPV, encoded by the coding sequence GTGAGCGACGACGAAACTCCATCAGACGTTCCGGAATTGGCATTGCCGTCGGCGTTTCCGGTGTTGTCCAGCAATCCGGACGAGTTACCGGCGGTGCCCGGCGGCTGGCAGCATGTCGAGATCCCCATCGGACAGCGCTCTCTCAAGCTGCACCGTCCGCTCGACCCCGATCTGTTTCTCGATGACGCAAAGGTCCAGTCCGAGAATTCGCGGCACGACTACATGCCCTATTGGGCATTCCTGTGGCCGTCATCCGTGCCGATGGCGAACCTGGTGTTGAACGCCCCGTGGCCTGTCGGCACAAACGTGCTCGAACTGGGGGCCGGCATCGGACTCGTCGGACTCGCAGCGGCGCTCCGCGGCGACCGCGTCACCTTCAGCGATTACGACCACACTGCGCTGCACATGTGCCGGCTGAATGCCAGACTGAATGGGCTGCCTGATCCGGAACTTTGGTTTCTGGATTGGCGCGATGTGCCGGCCCGACAGTTCCCCGTCATCGTCGGCTGCGAAGTCACCTACGACGCAGGTCTGCACGAACCGCTGCTGGACGCCATCTCAGCACTGCTCGCGCCGGACGGCGTCTGCTGGTTGGGTGATCCCGGCAGATACCAGGCGAAGTTCTTCTACGATAAAGCCGCAGCGCGGGGCTTTCATCTGCAATTGTTCAACGCCGCCGGCGAGCGACAGACAGCGCTCTCGTCCGGCGAATTCCAGTTGCTGGCGATCACCCGAACTTCCGGGTCGGCGACTCCGACTGCGGAACGTAGCCTGACGCCGGTTTAG
- a CDS encoding glycerophosphodiester phosphodiesterase, translated as MLKFATLLAASLLTSALCLADGPVEIIAHRGASFDAPENTISSVKLAWEQGADGCEFDLHLTQDGKIIACHDDNTKKTAGVDKKIVDTLFDDLRQLDVGSWKFPAFKGEKMPSFEEILAVVPPGKKIYIEVKCGPEIVPELLRQLKASSLQPKLTPVICFNAKVIAAVKQQRPDLPAYLLSDLKEGKTAESLIAKAKEVKADGLDLKAGPELDQTFADKVRAAGLRLDVWTVNDVALAKRMAAIGVQGITTDRPQWLREQMSKQ; from the coding sequence ATGTTGAAATTCGCGACCCTGCTCGCCGCTTCGCTGCTCACGTCGGCACTTTGCCTGGCCGACGGACCGGTCGAGATCATCGCTCACCGCGGAGCCTCGTTTGATGCACCGGAGAATACGATTTCCTCGGTGAAGCTCGCCTGGGAACAAGGAGCCGACGGTTGTGAGTTCGACCTGCACCTCACCCAAGACGGCAAGATCATCGCCTGTCATGACGACAACACGAAGAAGACTGCCGGCGTCGACAAGAAAATCGTCGACACGCTCTTCGACGACCTGCGGCAGCTCGATGTCGGCAGCTGGAAATTTCCGGCCTTCAAGGGGGAGAAGATGCCCAGCTTCGAAGAGATCCTGGCCGTCGTCCCTCCCGGCAAGAAAATCTACATCGAAGTGAAGTGCGGGCCTGAGATCGTGCCGGAATTACTGCGACAGTTAAAAGCCAGTTCGCTCCAGCCGAAACTGACTCCGGTCATCTGTTTCAACGCCAAAGTGATCGCCGCCGTCAAGCAGCAGCGGCCAGACCTGCCTGCCTACCTGCTCAGCGACCTCAAGGAAGGCAAGACCGCCGAGAGCCTGATTGCGAAAGCCAAGGAAGTGAAAGCCGACGGCCTCGACCTGAAGGCCGGCCCGGAACTCGATCAGACGTTCGCCGACAAAGTCCGCGCCGCCGGCCTGCGACTCGACGTCTGGACCGTCAACGACGTAGCCCTCGCCAAACGCATGGCCGCCATCGGCGTCCAGGGCATCACCACCGATCGTCCACAATGGCTCAGAGAGCAAATGTCGAAGCAGTAA
- the xerD gene encoding site-specific tyrosine recombinase XerD, translating into MPPRRRPPAAGQAAASPALHPEQYVQPFLHYLEAECGMSLNTVAAYRVDLTQFIEWGQAERVVSVLDVDLNVLAGFVESLHARDLKATTIARRLVALKMFFRYLVLEGVVAESTVELLSSPKLWRYLPTVLSPENVDKLLDAPGWADQFPLRDRAVLALLYATGCRASEVSGMRVTDAKLEQNFCRCLGKGNKERIVSLNPVAVEAIQKYLTRERPLQVRLRDSEYLFVTRTGRPLTRINIWQLVKKYSIRSGCGAKISPHTLRHSFATHMLAGGAEIRALQEMLGHASIRTTQIYTQVEHSRLKAIHAKCHPRG; encoded by the coding sequence ATGCCTCCTCGTCGTCGACCACCTGCCGCTGGACAGGCCGCCGCTTCCCCGGCGCTGCATCCCGAGCAGTATGTGCAGCCGTTCCTGCACTACCTCGAAGCTGAGTGCGGGATGTCGCTCAACACGGTCGCCGCCTATCGCGTGGATCTCACGCAGTTCATCGAGTGGGGTCAGGCGGAGCGGGTCGTCTCGGTCCTCGACGTCGATTTGAACGTCCTGGCCGGGTTCGTCGAGTCGCTGCATGCCAGAGATTTGAAGGCGACGACCATCGCGCGTCGTCTGGTCGCTTTGAAGATGTTCTTCCGGTACCTGGTGCTGGAAGGGGTCGTCGCTGAAAGTACCGTTGAACTGCTTTCGTCACCGAAACTGTGGCGGTATCTTCCCACCGTCCTCAGCCCGGAGAACGTCGATAAGCTGCTCGATGCCCCCGGTTGGGCCGATCAGTTTCCGCTGCGTGACCGCGCGGTGCTGGCCTTGCTGTACGCCACCGGCTGCCGTGCCTCGGAAGTCTCCGGAATGCGGGTCACCGACGCGAAGCTCGAACAGAATTTCTGCCGGTGCCTGGGGAAGGGAAACAAGGAGCGCATCGTGTCGCTCAATCCCGTGGCGGTCGAGGCGATTCAAAAATACCTGACGCGCGAACGCCCGTTACAGGTGCGGCTGCGCGATTCCGAATACCTGTTCGTCACCAGAACAGGCCGCCCGCTGACGCGAATCAACATCTGGCAACTGGTGAAGAAGTATTCGATCCGGTCAGGCTGCGGAGCGAAAATCAGCCCGCACACGTTGCGGCACAGCTTTGCCACGCACATGCTGGCAGGTGGTGCGGAGATTCGCGCGCTGCAGGAAATGCTGGGCCACGCGAGTATCCGCACAACCCAGATTTACACGCAGGTGGAACACAGCCGCTTGAAGGCGATCCACGCCAAGTGCCACCCGAGGGGATGA
- a CDS encoding disk-shape morphogenesis protein volactin, whose product MTAALDLGSSEFRSLRREDQRLIARRLPAVYTVLDDQPAHRRVLDQSHIPYSTTAGSLVVIGDSAVEVSSLMSRPLVPLLQGGAIGDQDPIGRQVCAWLIDLLLPQSTAIHDLCVMTLPRGETTAQGAGAWTTQFLEHIVQLRGYQTTVMHPATALAVAELDDQEFTGMCMTIGAESVTFSLTLHSQPLLEARVNKGSRDIIERYAHFRKKYVWDGAGNSYLDLPSVQNWLLHGDLSLSSPTSDDERWLRDAYEELLLASWFSLKRKISACQDPILKQPLPLILSGAAVRLPGFTDLVSESLKLSGIPVTIRELRTASFEPYSVARGLLIQATLAAGEGMQELLAAEAA is encoded by the coding sequence ATGACGGCCGCTCTTGACCTCGGCAGCAGTGAATTTCGCTCGCTGCGTCGTGAAGATCAACGCTTGATTGCACGTCGCCTGCCCGCCGTTTACACCGTGCTGGATGACCAGCCGGCCCACCGCCGGGTACTCGACCAATCGCACATTCCCTATTCCACAACAGCCGGTTCGCTGGTGGTGATCGGCGACTCCGCAGTCGAGGTTTCCTCGCTGATGTCGCGGCCGCTGGTTCCCCTGCTGCAAGGGGGCGCAATCGGCGATCAGGATCCCATCGGACGCCAGGTTTGCGCCTGGCTCATTGATCTGCTGCTGCCGCAGTCCACGGCCATTCACGATCTCTGCGTGATGACGCTGCCGCGCGGCGAAACCACCGCACAAGGCGCCGGCGCCTGGACGACGCAGTTCCTCGAACACATCGTGCAGTTGCGTGGCTATCAGACCACGGTGATGCATCCCGCCACGGCGCTGGCTGTCGCCGAACTGGATGACCAGGAATTCACCGGCATGTGCATGACGATCGGCGCCGAGTCGGTCACCTTCAGTCTTACCTTGCACTCGCAGCCGCTGCTCGAAGCCCGCGTCAACAAAGGTTCGCGGGACATCATCGAGCGCTATGCCCACTTCCGCAAGAAATATGTCTGGGACGGGGCCGGCAATTCGTATCTCGATCTGCCCAGCGTGCAGAACTGGCTGCTGCACGGCGACCTGTCGCTGTCGTCGCCAACCAGTGATGACGAACGCTGGCTCCGCGACGCCTATGAAGAACTGCTGCTCGCGAGCTGGTTCAGCCTGAAGCGGAAGATCTCCGCCTGCCAGGATCCCATTCTCAAGCAGCCGCTGCCGCTGATCCTCTCAGGCGCTGCAGTCCGCCTGCCCGGCTTCACCGATCTGGTTTCCGAGTCACTGAAGCTGAGCGGAATTCCCGTGACGATTCGCGAGTTACGGACTGCGAGCTTCGAACCATATTCCGTCGCCCGGGGACTGCTCATTCAAGCCACCCTCGCCGCCGGCGAAGGCATGCAGGAACTGCTGGCTGCGGAAGCAGCGTAA
- a CDS encoding ExbD/TolR family protein → MPIKTEALEEPTLILTPMVDIVMLIMIFFMVSTEFRRRESQYEIQLPKVTDAKPLTPLPDELVVNVTDDGTIYIGTEKKTIEELEAEIRAAHERYAEQVVVIRGDGEGRYQNVMTVLNLCKRTGIRNIQLANRIDGEGGP, encoded by the coding sequence ATGCCGATCAAGACAGAAGCTCTGGAAGAGCCGACGCTCATTCTGACTCCGATGGTGGACATCGTGATGCTGATCATGATTTTTTTCATGGTCAGCACCGAGTTCCGTCGTCGCGAAAGCCAGTATGAGATCCAGCTCCCCAAGGTGACCGACGCCAAGCCGCTCACCCCCTTGCCGGATGAACTGGTCGTGAACGTCACCGATGACGGGACGATCTACATCGGAACCGAGAAGAAGACAATTGAAGAACTCGAAGCCGAGATTCGCGCGGCACACGAACGGTATGCCGAACAGGTGGTCGTCATTCGCGGCGATGGCGAAGGCCGTTATCAGAACGTGATGACCGTCCTCAATCTCTGCAAACGAACCGGCATCCGGAACATCCAGCTGGCCAACCGCATCGACGGCGAGGGGGGGCCATGA
- a CDS encoding prenyltransferase/squalene oxidase repeat-containing protein produces MILAALSLEAEVWHMLRLAIALLQPLLVLGLIAGMIIATGHLLTMIGTRWGDHRASSKAMFFSVAMHLLLVGSLIALIPEYRAMELLHMVTRDLEPIRVSVPNGNSKDSEHATDDEPVFDVAASAFRAVASKNLTERDRMEAQAALTEQPLPLEKPTEPVPFEPAMVKDREQPEEKTPAPPEASPAPEFLASRMEPQAGPDIKAEALPQQQQNTPGDGRVSSIQRSVLPTSEMTASQAVQRPQTGSADRVDTALAPDRQASEAMVVPVPEAASRQPDAMSSARSDQPAPVGSTPQMLGQATPAEVPKTPDPQRGRLETRALSTGTETSGIGRLRPRSMDLPAGPVAATRGSGVENRADVLPEPVERPQLSRVENPFRPQNTGDRVPSAYRLRSEEERGKAVLKFGGSQATEDAVDRSLRWMASVQNPAGYWHAGDYSGAGSEAGDASHEADVGITSLAVLAFLGKLNTVEQGEYSPVVNRALNWIVSQQTRRHWGEGWGSTDGYLGGSASEFEAMYCHAMATFALAEAYAMSRNHADAQWLRTPLVKAVGFILDTQNVDGGWRYVKGQREGDMSIFGWQLMALKSAQAAGIEVDERRIARMRRFLAEQRIGSSGGLAGYRPREAASASASAESLYCRQMLGMADEAAANDESVKVILANLPRRTTLNYYYWYYGTLALYQHGGAEWEQWNTAVRNMLVAEQRRSGPLSGSWDPHDVWGGYGGRMYSTAIATLSLEVYYRYLPIYRLNEAAP; encoded by the coding sequence ATGATTCTCGCCGCGCTGAGCCTCGAAGCCGAAGTCTGGCACATGCTGCGGCTGGCGATTGCACTGTTGCAACCGCTGCTTGTACTGGGCCTGATTGCCGGAATGATCATTGCCACAGGCCACCTGTTGACGATGATCGGCACCCGTTGGGGAGATCATCGGGCGTCTTCGAAGGCGATGTTCTTTTCCGTGGCGATGCACCTTTTGCTGGTGGGATCGCTGATCGCGCTGATTCCGGAATATCGCGCGATGGAACTCCTGCACATGGTGACGCGGGACCTGGAACCGATTCGGGTCTCCGTTCCAAACGGCAACTCGAAAGATTCCGAACACGCGACGGATGACGAACCGGTCTTCGATGTGGCCGCGTCGGCATTTCGCGCCGTGGCCTCCAAGAATCTTACCGAGCGAGACCGGATGGAAGCCCAGGCCGCGCTTACTGAGCAGCCTCTTCCGCTGGAGAAGCCGACGGAGCCGGTCCCCTTCGAACCAGCGATGGTGAAAGACCGCGAGCAGCCTGAGGAGAAGACTCCCGCTCCGCCAGAGGCGTCGCCGGCTCCCGAATTTTTAGCGAGCCGGATGGAACCGCAGGCCGGTCCTGACATCAAGGCCGAGGCCCTGCCGCAGCAGCAACAAAACACTCCCGGCGATGGACGAGTCTCTTCCATCCAGCGAAGCGTGCTGCCGACTTCAGAGATGACCGCCTCACAGGCCGTGCAGCGCCCGCAGACCGGGAGTGCCGATCGGGTCGATACCGCACTCGCGCCCGACCGTCAGGCATCGGAAGCGATGGTCGTGCCAGTCCCGGAGGCGGCGTCGCGTCAGCCGGACGCAATGTCGTCCGCGCGATCTGATCAACCTGCTCCCGTTGGATCGACTCCCCAAATGCTCGGGCAGGCGACGCCCGCGGAAGTCCCGAAAACTCCTGACCCGCAACGTGGTCGATTGGAGACACGCGCACTTTCGACCGGCACAGAGACGAGCGGCATTGGTCGGCTGCGTCCGCGCAGTATGGATCTCCCGGCAGGGCCTGTCGCGGCGACTCGCGGGTCCGGCGTGGAAAACCGTGCGGACGTGTTGCCAGAACCGGTCGAACGCCCGCAACTCAGCCGCGTCGAAAACCCGTTCCGCCCCCAGAATACGGGTGATCGGGTGCCGTCGGCTTACCGCTTGCGATCTGAAGAAGAGCGGGGGAAGGCGGTCCTCAAATTCGGTGGTTCGCAGGCGACGGAAGACGCGGTCGATCGCAGCCTGCGCTGGATGGCCTCCGTGCAGAACCCGGCAGGCTACTGGCACGCGGGTGATTACAGCGGAGCAGGGAGCGAGGCAGGCGATGCCAGTCATGAAGCGGATGTCGGCATTACGTCGCTGGCGGTGCTGGCGTTTCTCGGCAAGCTGAATACGGTCGAGCAGGGGGAGTATTCTCCGGTGGTGAATCGGGCTTTGAACTGGATTGTGTCGCAGCAGACGCGGCGGCACTGGGGAGAAGGCTGGGGGAGTACCGACGGCTACCTGGGAGGCAGCGCTTCCGAGTTTGAAGCCATGTATTGCCATGCCATGGCCACGTTCGCGCTCGCGGAAGCCTATGCGATGTCGCGCAATCATGCCGACGCGCAATGGCTGCGAACGCCCCTCGTCAAAGCGGTCGGCTTCATTCTCGATACGCAGAACGTCGACGGCGGCTGGCGGTATGTCAAAGGACAACGCGAAGGGGACATGAGCATCTTCGGCTGGCAGTTGATGGCCTTAAAGAGCGCTCAGGCTGCCGGCATTGAAGTGGATGAACGCCGGATTGCCCGCATGCGGCGGTTTCTGGCGGAACAGAGGATTGGCTCCTCAGGCGGGCTGGCGGGATACCGTCCACGGGAAGCGGCGAGCGCCTCGGCCTCGGCGGAGTCGTTGTATTGCCGGCAGATGCTCGGGATGGCGGACGAAGCGGCGGCGAATGACGAGTCGGTGAAGGTGATTCTGGCAAATCTGCCCCGTCGCACCACGCTCAATTACTACTACTGGTACTACGGCACGCTGGCGCTCTATCAGCACGGCGGAGCGGAATGGGAACAGTGGAACACCGCCGTGCGGAACATGCTGGTGGCGGAGCAGCGCCGATCAGGTCCGCTCTCCGGCAGTTGGGATCCGCATGACGTGTGGGGCGGGTATGGCGGCCGGATGTATTCGACGGCCATCGCCACGCTGAGTCTGGAAGTCTATTACCGTTACCTGCCGATCTACCGGCTGAACGAAGCCGCGCCGTAA
- a CDS encoding polysaccharide biosynthesis/export family protein, whose translation MSQQRLTIRLAATLALTCAAWTAAVQAQQPAPQRPASPPVSRMGVIDAQQAPAGPSYFTIVGAVRQSGVYHASSPWIPIEQLVDAAGGLNPDASFTFRVVRNQEVRFQVAFDPERPDPANRILPGDVVIVQQEYAGSAANIVPVVCLGLIERPVVLPLDASIRTVNDLSRCLLQNDNVARMARVLNHTADSTGVLASGAVVVFPTQYVDRVPLQQPGAFPDSLDLHQQRTSAAPGLVSGQMQLPPPAPPVMSVDVIVAATAPRDSAIPTRHVLPAPGVELEASLDTEVPAGSSTMLVNAEEARDLFSVDAPLPPPSTAPLLPPSTESTRPQPQKAIVLTPIATPIITEELPSTAQITQVAKSQTVHLEEELEMAEAISAAPAFDWQRSISLIVGAGILIVSSIIVAMLWSYWQKQEMLAASQAISSPAPAIASVREQIAAPARDLPAGPIQELLQRTVPVIEEQVVVPSQWPLHGVVIGHRRIILNSAHDSVPAPHFARRAAAAQNSTVAAGNGRKRSNSTDERQLRTTLRAAMESTHSPTSELPLGESDDLVRSAGPHPQADAKRPTYPTASRPVEKPLDVAARPSPVPAPHAFSSERISAGDGSRDYDIVQPQQTPPVAMSPLERALRTLALEKRG comes from the coding sequence ATGTCGCAGCAGCGTCTCACCATCAGACTGGCGGCCACCCTCGCTCTGACATGCGCCGCCTGGACGGCAGCCGTTCAGGCCCAGCAACCTGCGCCGCAGCGACCTGCCAGCCCGCCGGTTTCGCGGATGGGAGTCATCGATGCGCAACAGGCTCCGGCCGGGCCGTCGTACTTCACCATCGTGGGCGCTGTCCGGCAGTCAGGCGTGTATCACGCTTCCTCCCCCTGGATTCCCATCGAACAACTGGTGGATGCCGCCGGGGGCTTGAATCCCGATGCCAGCTTCACCTTTCGCGTCGTCCGCAATCAGGAGGTGCGATTTCAGGTCGCCTTCGATCCGGAACGGCCTGATCCCGCCAATCGAATTCTGCCGGGTGACGTCGTCATCGTGCAGCAGGAATACGCCGGGTCTGCCGCGAACATCGTGCCGGTTGTCTGTCTGGGCCTGATCGAACGGCCAGTGGTGTTGCCGCTGGATGCCTCGATTCGGACCGTCAACGATCTGTCGCGCTGCCTGCTGCAGAATGACAACGTTGCCCGCATGGCCCGGGTACTCAATCACACAGCCGATTCTACAGGCGTACTCGCCTCGGGCGCGGTCGTCGTTTTTCCGACTCAATACGTTGATCGCGTTCCCCTGCAACAGCCGGGCGCGTTTCCCGACAGTCTCGATCTTCATCAGCAGCGGACCTCGGCAGCGCCTGGCTTGGTCTCCGGCCAGATGCAATTGCCGCCGCCGGCCCCGCCCGTCATGTCGGTGGATGTGATCGTCGCCGCCACTGCTCCGCGTGATTCCGCAATTCCAACCCGACATGTTTTGCCGGCTCCTGGCGTTGAACTGGAAGCGTCACTCGATACAGAAGTGCCTGCCGGAAGTTCGACGATGCTGGTGAACGCCGAAGAGGCCCGCGACCTGTTCTCGGTCGACGCCCCGCTGCCGCCCCCGTCGACCGCCCCGTTGCTCCCGCCCTCAACCGAGTCCACCCGACCGCAGCCGCAGAAAGCCATTGTTCTGACGCCGATTGCGACCCCGATCATCACAGAAGAACTCCCCTCCACTGCTCAGATAACGCAGGTCGCGAAGTCGCAGACGGTGCATCTCGAGGAAGAGCTGGAAATGGCCGAGGCGATCTCCGCCGCTCCGGCGTTCGACTGGCAGCGTTCGATCTCGCTGATCGTCGGCGCCGGCATTCTGATCGTCTCCAGCATCATCGTCGCCATGCTCTGGTCGTACTGGCAGAAGCAGGAAATGCTGGCTGCTTCCCAGGCGATTTCTTCGCCGGCCCCGGCCATCGCATCAGTGCGTGAGCAGATTGCTGCCCCGGCCCGCGACCTGCCTGCCGGACCGATTCAGGAACTGTTGCAACGGACCGTTCCGGTCATCGAAGAACAGGTTGTTGTTCCCAGCCAGTGGCCGCTGCATGGCGTGGTGATCGGACACCGCCGGATCATCCTGAATTCCGCACACGATTCCGTCCCGGCCCCGCATTTTGCCAGACGCGCCGCGGCTGCCCAAAACAGCACGGTCGCCGCCGGAAATGGCCGCAAACGCAGCAACTCGACCGACGAACGCCAGTTGCGAACGACGCTCCGCGCGGCCATGGAATCGACCCATTCACCGACGTCGGAATTGCCCTTGGGGGAATCCGATGATTTGGTTAGAAGTGCCGGCCCCCACCCCCAGGCAGACGCGAAGAGACCAACCTACCCGACAGCGTCTCGCCCTGTGGAAAAACCACTTGATGTCGCGGCCCGGCCGAGTCCGGTTCCGGCGCCGCACGCTTTCAGTTCCGAGCGGATTTCCGCCGGGGATGGAAGCCGTGACTACGACATCGTCCAGCCGCAGCAAACCCCGCCCGTCGCAATGAGCCCGCTGGAGCGAGCATTGCGAACCCTCGCTTTGGAGAAACGTGGATGA
- a CDS encoding aminotransferase class V-fold PLP-dependent enzyme: MSNERKQRMGQDSTLDITAAWQLAPGVTYLNHGSFGPTPIPVLEARERWQRELAANPMDFFVRRLNGLLEDAAGELAKFVNAPRDNLVFVPNATVAMNVVAANLPLKAGDEVLLNDHEYGAVIRIWGQACQAVGAKTVLARLPYPMTSPSEVVDAIFDKVTDRTRLLVVSHVTSPTAIILPIQAICDRARELKLPVCVDGPHAPAMVPVDLKSLDCDYYTASCHKWLSAPLGTGFLYVRSRHKQGLRPTVLSWGRSLDGKNPSWKDEFHWPGTFDPTGALAVPAAIQFLKDYGLARFREETHALARYAREQMLERLQAKPITPDDASWYGSMVAVELPLPDDATPPGPPHPLQQWLWENHRIEIPVVRWREKTLLRVSAHLYTTRGQIDLLVEAVADWLNRKAAT; this comes from the coding sequence ATGAGCAACGAGCGGAAGCAGCGGATGGGACAGGATTCCACACTCGATATTACAGCAGCCTGGCAACTGGCCCCGGGGGTGACGTATCTCAATCACGGATCGTTCGGCCCGACGCCGATACCGGTACTCGAGGCGCGCGAGCGTTGGCAGCGAGAACTGGCTGCGAATCCGATGGACTTCTTTGTGCGGCGGCTGAACGGGCTGCTGGAAGACGCTGCGGGAGAACTCGCGAAATTCGTCAACGCTCCCCGTGACAATCTGGTGTTCGTGCCAAATGCCACGGTCGCCATGAACGTCGTCGCCGCCAACCTGCCGCTCAAAGCGGGGGATGAGGTGCTGCTGAACGATCACGAATACGGCGCGGTGATTCGGATCTGGGGGCAGGCGTGTCAGGCGGTCGGGGCGAAGACGGTGCTGGCGCGGTTGCCGTATCCGATGACGTCGCCGTCTGAGGTGGTCGACGCGATCTTCGACAAGGTGACCGACCGCACCAGGCTGCTGGTGGTCAGTCATGTGACTTCGCCTACGGCGATCATTCTGCCGATTCAGGCGATCTGCGATCGGGCGAGAGAATTGAAACTGCCGGTCTGTGTGGATGGCCCGCATGCCCCGGCGATGGTGCCGGTTGATCTGAAGTCGCTGGACTGCGACTACTACACGGCAAGCTGCCACAAATGGCTGAGCGCTCCACTGGGGACGGGATTCCTCTATGTGCGTTCGCGGCACAAGCAGGGGTTGCGACCCACTGTGCTGAGTTGGGGCCGCAGTCTCGACGGAAAAAATCCGTCGTGGAAAGACGAGTTTCACTGGCCAGGCACATTCGATCCCACCGGCGCGCTCGCGGTCCCGGCGGCCATTCAATTTTTGAAAGACTACGGGCTCGCCCGATTTCGCGAAGAGACACATGCCCTCGCCCGATATGCCCGGGAGCAAATGCTTGAGCGGTTGCAGGCGAAGCCGATCACACCCGACGATGCGTCCTGGTACGGTTCGATGGTCGCGGTCGAGTTGCCGTTGCCGGACGACGCGACACCTCCAGGTCCGCCGCATCCGCTGCAGCAATGGCTGTGGGAAAACCACCGGATCGAGATTCCAGTCGTCCGCTGGCGGGAGAAAACGCTGCTGAGAGTCTCGGCTCATTTGTATACGACCCGCGGACAGATCGACCTGCTGGTTGAAGCGGTCGCCGACTGGCTGAATCGCAAGGCGGCGACTTGA
- a CDS encoding EAL domain-containing protein, translated as MAIQTLVSPPGAPAASKTRDGWYLIGCLPPLRTLTQIKVDSPAFVIGRRPESDLQIASQCISARHAEILQIGPHLFLRDLGSTNGTYLNRRQVKQPTPIADGDHIEIANVEFRVEYRAAAQRGSRADLDALKKTTQAVDVLESNWVLSQLSQLMQGAEIVPAYQPIIDLSNGLSIGYEALARTALIGLENPAEMFRTAEMVNREVELSLICRRKAAECGTFIPGGMSLFVNTHSNESLDVDVLPSLAEMRRRFPQRSVVVEIHEGAINNPHLTADFCKAVRDLGYKVAYDDFGAGQSRLLELVKAPPDYLKFDACLIRDIHESNPYQWRMLKMLVDMCHDVPIVTIAEGVESEEEKNACRELGFDMGQGYFFGRPKPASGYVPQSESPTRKFG; from the coding sequence ATGGCCATACAAACGCTCGTTTCGCCGCCCGGAGCACCGGCCGCCAGCAAAACGCGCGACGGTTGGTATCTGATTGGCTGCCTGCCTCCGTTGCGGACGTTGACTCAAATCAAAGTCGATTCCCCGGCGTTCGTCATCGGACGACGTCCTGAATCCGACTTGCAGATTGCCAGCCAGTGCATTTCGGCCCGGCATGCTGAGATCCTCCAGATCGGCCCGCACCTGTTTTTGCGCGATCTTGGCAGCACCAACGGCACCTATCTCAATCGCCGTCAGGTGAAACAACCGACGCCGATTGCCGACGGCGATCATATTGAAATTGCGAACGTCGAATTCCGTGTCGAATACCGCGCGGCGGCCCAGCGAGGCTCACGCGCCGATCTCGATGCCCTGAAGAAAACGACGCAGGCGGTCGACGTACTCGAATCGAACTGGGTGCTGAGCCAGCTCAGCCAGTTGATGCAGGGAGCCGAGATTGTCCCGGCTTACCAGCCGATTATCGATCTCAGCAACGGACTGTCGATCGGCTATGAAGCGCTCGCCAGGACGGCGCTCATCGGTCTTGAAAACCCGGCTGAAATGTTCCGGACGGCCGAGATGGTCAACCGGGAAGTCGAGCTGAGCCTGATCTGTCGTCGCAAGGCGGCCGAATGCGGGACGTTCATTCCCGGCGGCATGAGTCTGTTCGTGAATACCCATTCGAATGAAAGCCTGGACGTCGACGTGCTTCCGTCGCTGGCCGAGATGCGGCGACGGTTCCCACAACGCTCCGTGGTGGTGGAGATTCATGAAGGGGCGATCAACAATCCGCACCTCACGGCCGACTTCTGCAAAGCGGTCCGCGATCTCGGTTACAAGGTCGCCTACGACGACTTCGGCGCCGGCCAGTCGCGACTGCTGGAACTGGTCAAAGCGCCGCCTGATTACCTGAAATTCGACGCCTGCCTGATTCGCGATATTCACGAGTCGAACCCGTATCAGTGGCGCATGTTGAAGATGCTGGTCGATATGTGTCACGACGTCCCCATCGTCACGATTGCCGAAGGGGTCGAATCGGAAGAAGAAAAGAACGCCTGCCGCGAACTCGGCTTTGATATGGGGCAAGGCTACTTCTTCGGACGGCCTAAACCGGCGTCAGGCTACGTTCCGCAGTCGGAGTCGCCGACCCGGAAGTTCGGGTGA